AAGGGATCGCCTTCGCCGCGGTATAGCGTCAGCATGCTGTAGCGCGGGGGATCCTCGTCGCGGCAGTCCTCGAGGATCGAAAAGAGTTCGGCGGGCGCGGTTTCGAGCCGGTGCACGGCCACGTGGGGCTCGTCGATCCAGGCAAACCTGCGCGGCAGCTCGAAGGGCGTGGCCCAGGTATCCGTCAGTTCGCAGAACGGCTCTTCGGCGGCGGCGCGCGCCAGCGAACGGGACAGGCTAGTGAGCACGATGAATTCGACGATCCAGCCGGCAACCAGTACGCTGCCCTCGATCCGCATCCCCGCGATGCTGCGCACCTCGTTCTCCGCCAGCAGCACCGCGAAGCGCCACATGGCGTGGGGATCGCCGAGCAGGGAAGCAAAGCTGCCCGCGTCGGCAATGGCGAGCCAGGCGGCCCAGTGGGCATACCAGCCGGCGACGCCGATCGCCAGGCCCAGCCGCCCCATCCACAGGGGATTGCGCGCCTTCGCCAGTCGCGTCACCTGCCGCGCCGCCACGCCCATGACCGCCGCGAATGCGAACATGGCGAACCAGTCGAGCAGGACGAGCGGCGAGTGCAGCGTCAGCCAGGCATACAGCCAGGCCGGAATGACGACGAATAGCGAACAGGCCGCGGTCGCGACGATGGCCTGCGCGGGCAGGCGGCCCGACGGCATGTAATAGGGGGAACTCATGGGGCGTCCTCTTGTTGTTCAGGGCATCACCGCCAGCAATTCGAGCCTGAGCTCCTTCATGCCGGCCGGGATATAGATCGAGATCGACTGCGCCTTGATCATCCGCTCGTACATCGGCCCCTTGGCCTCGAGGATGAAATAGCAGGTATCTGGCCGCACCGGAATCGCCGCCGGCGGCTGCGGCGTGTACTGCAGGCGCACGCCGGGCAGCGCCGAGAGCACGAATTTCTCGACGTCGTCCGGGGCGCCGACCTTGAAGCGCAGCGGCGCCGCGTCGACCAGTTCCGCCGCCGGGACGTCGGCCGAGACGGCGATGTAGAAGGTGGTGTCGTCGTCGATCTTGCCGGAATCGAGCATGCCGATGTGGTAGCAGGGCCGCACCTCGTTGAGGGCGATGCCGAAGAACTTGGCCGAGATGACGGTGTCGAGCAGCTCGCGGATGAGCAGGTAGAGCCTGGCGAAGGCGGGGCCGGGATCGTGGTGCTGGTAGGCCGGCAGGTCGGACAGGGTCCAGCTCTTGGAAAAGGTCATCAGGCCGCCGGCCACGTCCAGCAGCGCCTCGAACAGGCGTTCGGGATGCAGCGCCGGGTGATGGAAATGGTGCGACAGCGTCGCATAGGCCGAACTGGCCGTGTGCAGCAGCCAGAACGAGGACATGTCGCCCGAGCGGAACTCGATCACGTTGCGGGTCGGTTCGCGGTGGTGGCCGTACAGCGCGCCGACCTTG
This portion of the Telluria beijingensis genome encodes:
- the tssK gene encoding type VI secretion system baseplate subunit TssK; the encoded protein is MTSKVLWGEGLLLRPQHFQRQDAYHEHCLYKGVKAAHPYAWGVELLEIDREALASGMLRVLSLALRFQDGELIEAPGVDELPGTIDLNQLPQSTQAVTYSAALPGLKPFNGNFAQPGQPIDNARFVQANAETPDLYTQAAPVQLAYLKRALRLVSEFEPRDAYIHFPLLRVRRCSTGGFEIDPALVAPALSLGAAPALFQQLRRLLDALQAKVGALYGHHREPTRNVIEFRSGDMSSFWLLHTASSAYATLSHHFHHPALHPERLFEALLDVAGGLMTFSKSWTLSDLPAYQHHDPGPAFARLYLLIRELLDTVISAKFFGIALNEVRPCYHIGMLDSGKIDDDTTFYIAVSADVPAAELVDAAPLRFKVGAPDDVEKFVLSALPGVRLQYTPQPPAAIPVRPDTCYFILEAKGPMYERMIKAQSISIYIPAGMKELRLELLAVMP